CTAACGAACCCACGAAAGTAGAATGCACCTTAGTGCACGCACAAAATGCTCTTCTCCACCAGAGCCGTTCTGACTTAAGAGGGCACACGCACTCGGATGGTTGGGGAATCGGGTGCTATGCGAATTCCAAACCAACTTGCGAGCGCCGAGCGACTGCGGCCCATGAGGATCTGTGGTTCAGTGCAACTGCCGAGAGGACTTACTCGCAAGCGGTCGTCGCTCACGTACGACGAGCGACCGTCGGAAACCCAAGCTTAGAGAACTCCCATCCCTTTGTTTATGGTTGCTGGACGTTTGCCCATAATGGCACGCTGGCCAACTTCAAGCTGCACGAGCATCAACTTGCCGAGGAGATCAGCAGTTCACTGCTTGGCTGTCGTCATGGCAGCACTGACAGCGAGCTGATCTTCTTGTGGCTCTTAAGTCTTTTCGAGAATGAGGGCATCTCACTTCGCGCCGCTAATGCGGATGCCAGCCGCTCGATTGAGATTGTCTCAAGTGCCTTGTCTCAACTCGAATCATGGTCTGCAGAAATTACGTCGGAGAAAATGAATAAGCTGAACTTCGTTCTAACGAATGGAGAGTTCTTACTGGCGACTCGCTGGAACCACACCCTCTACTACACGGAGCGAATCGGTGTTCACGACTGCGAAATCTGTGGCATCCCTCATATTCAACATGCACGCGACCACGAATATCGGGCCTGCGTCGTTGCCTCTGAGCCTATCTCCGACGAGCCATGGAAGCTGGTCCCCAATCACTCAATTCTACTAGCTGACAGCAAAGTTAGACCCTGTATTTACCCTGCTGACTAGCCATGAACGTGCCATCATTCACAGTTGTGAAGCAATATGAACCTAAAGTTGGGGAAGAACGGTTAGGCTCGGCCATTGACCTTGCAGACCAGATACTCAAAGAGCGGCCTTCCCTGCGGCTAACGAGTGAATTCCAAGCCTTGGTCCCAGAGCGTATTAGTCCGGCTCCTACTTTACATCTCGATGACCTTTCAGAAATTCGACGACTCAAGTCTCTTAGCAATGCTTGTTACTTCCAAGAACGTGCACGGCTTCGTGCTTCGGAAGATGACATGGTTGCAGTTTGCGGACCGGAGACTGCAGCGTACGAGGATTATTGCCGCGAACAGTTGGGGCTGGGAAGCGTTCGGTGGCTTCATCCGAAGCCTCGTGCCAGATTAGATCAACTAGCCGGGGCATGCTGGGAAGATGATGTTGTCCGAACCGAACTGATTTGTCGGGTTCTTAGCGATGAACTCGTTTACCTGCATCCCCACATGGGTTGTTTACCCGTCTGGGAACTCGCTTCCCTCCTTAGCCACGAATCCGGGAGGAGCATTCAAGTCATTGCCCCGCCACCCCAACTAACGGCCTGGGTAAACAACAAACTCGAATTCGCTACCATCGTTCAAAAGCTTTTAGGAGAGCGATATGTTCCGAGGACCGTCTCCGCTGGCTGCTATGCCACGCTAGCAGACCGCGTGATGGAAATCACTTCGTCTTGCAAAACGATTGGAATCAAAGTTACGAATTCAGCAGGAGGCAAAGGCATTGCCATTCTGGATGGGGCTAGCTTGCACAATCAGACTTTGAGCGGGCTTCGTACTCATCTGCAGTCGGAACTTGAATCTTTCCAATGGGATGGCCAGTCTGAACTGATTATCAACTGCTGGGAGACGGCGATTGCCTGCTCACCCTCGGCTCAGTTGTGGATTCCGCCTCCACAACAAGGGGGACCGATAATCGAAGGCATTTTCATGCAAGCCATGTCTGATCGACTTACCGACTTCAAGGGGAGCGAAGCTGCCGTTCTTCCTGAACCGCAAATGCAGGAAATCGTCGACAAAAGTTATCTAATTAGTTTGCTCTTTCAGCGGCTTGGCTATATGGGTAGGTGCTCGTTCGACCTCTTACTGGTAGGTGACGGTCTAGAAGACAGTCGCGTTGAATTTATCGAGTGCAATGGTAGATGGGGAGGAACCTCGGCTCCGATGACGCTGATGAACCGCTTGTTCGATGATTGGAAGGAGCAACCTTACATCAGTCGCATAGTTACGGTGAATCATCTCAGCTCAGTGGGATTCAGCGAATTGAAGGACTCGCTAACGGACATTCTCTACAGTCAATCAGCAAAAAACGGTCGCGTTATCATCATCCTGCCAGGACGTGTTGCTTTCTGTAGTGAGATTGAATTGATCATTCTTGGTTCGACAACTATTGAAGCGAAAGAGTTCTTAGATGGTGTGATTCTGCCGAGGCTTCATAGGCTTGTCGACGACTACGATTTGGCTAGCGGCATCCACTGATCTTGGGGCAATGGCAAGAAGGGTAGGACACTGCAGGGATGGACGCTCGGCTCCGTGTTCAGCTTCGTTCAGAAAGCTGATGTTCGATCCACGCACTAATTCCATGGATCAATTCTGAAGAGTGATCCAATCTGCAGAATTCTTCATACGCACGATCCAACGCCGCCAAGCAGGCAAACGCTCGATCTCCCTTGAATTCGCTGAGAGCAGCTCGAAGGTCTTCCATGGCATAAATCCATTGGATCGCAGCCTTCGCCGGATGACTGGGATCGTCCACATAGTTTCTCGCAACTTCCCAGTAGGCAAACCGCGCACAACAGTCAGCAAGAGATTCTTGGAGTCCCAATGTGATCGCCTCTTGAAACAGTTGGTGGACACTGGTTTTTGCTGTGCTCAGTTCACTCATCGGATTCCTCGACGATTCTTTGCGGTAACGATTCCAGGTGGAGAGCATTACGCATCTCTGTGAAAACTTATGGTCATCACACGCAAAAGCTGTACCACGACTTGGCGAACAATGCTGACCAAAACGCGAAAAGTATCACCGACTCACCGTGCGAAATAGCACACCACCTGTCACTCTGCACACTGGTCTCTTGAGCAGCAACGGAGATTCTGACAGTAGATGTCGTGAGAAACATCACATGCGCAGGGATGCTTCTCGGCACACGCTTTGCGATTTAGTGGTAGAAACGCATGTTTCGAATCTGGCAAAGAAGTGGTGATTGTTCATGAAGATTCTCATGCTAACCAACACGTATCTCCCTCATGTTGGTGGAGTCGCTCGTAGCGTCCAGCAATTCGCAGCAGAGTTTCGCGACCTAGGTCATAAAGTATTGGTCGTCGCTCCCAGTTTCGATGATGACAGCGACCAAGACGACGAGGTGGTCAGAGTACCAGCGATTAAGCATTTCGGAGGCTCGAGTTTCTCAATCCCTCTTCCTATCCCCGGACTGCTTAGCGATCGGATCGATGCATTTCAGCCTGAACTGATCCACTCGCATCATCCCTTCCTCTTGGGTGATACGGCATTGAGAATCGCCTCCTCAAGGAACTTGCCTCTCGTTTTTACGAACCACACGGTCTATGCGAAATATGCGCACTATGTGGTTAGCAATTCAGAGGCTCTCAAGGCATTTGTCACCGATCTGGCGACAGGCTACTGCAATCTCTGTGACGCGGTCGTTGCACCTAGTAGCTCGATCAAGCAGATGCTGATCAAGAATGGCGTTGAGCGGCCGATCGAAGTGATCCCAACTGGCGTTGACTTGAAGAAGTTCACCCTGGGAGACAGAAAGGGATTTCGAGAGAATCATGCCATCCCAGATAGGGCTTTCCTGGTGGGACATGTGGGTCGGCTGGCACCCGAGAAGAGTATCGCCTTCCTTGCCGAGGCTGTGGCTGAGTTTGTCGCGTCCAA
Above is a genomic segment from Lacipirellulaceae bacterium containing:
- a CDS encoding class II glutamine amidotransferase produces the protein MCRLYGLLANEPTKVECTLVHAQNALLHQSRSDLRGHTHSDGWGIGCYANSKPTCERRATAAHEDLWFSATAERTYSQAVVAHVRRATVGNPSLENSHPFVYGCWTFAHNGTLANFKLHEHQLAEEISSSLLGCRHGSTDSELIFLWLLSLFENEGISLRAANADASRSIEIVSSALSQLESWSAEITSEKMNKLNFVLTNGEFLLATRWNHTLYYTERIGVHDCEICGIPHIQHARDHEYRACVVASEPISDEPWKLVPNHSILLADSKVRPCIYPAD
- a CDS encoding glycosyltransferase, whose amino-acid sequence is MKILMLTNTYLPHVGGVARSVQQFAAEFRDLGHKVLVVAPSFDDDSDQDDEVVRVPAIKHFGGSSFSIPLPIPGLLSDRIDAFQPELIHSHHPFLLGDTALRIASSRNLPLVFTNHTVYAKYAHYVVSNSEALKAFVTDLATGYCNLCDAVVAPSSSIKQMLIKNGVERPIEVIPTGVDLKKFTLGDRKGFRENHAIPDRAFLVGHVGRLAPEKSIAFLAEAVAEFVASNKRSWFLVAGTGPCDEEILSTFIKKGVADRLVILGELPSQELVDAYYAMDTFAFASLSETQGMVVTEAMAAGTPVVAIDGPGVREAVRNGMNGLLLPTQEVSSFSAALRSIESLGDEALSRMKIGALATASESSMTVSAERTLKLYDRLLNQETLQHHQDAWTFLGHRVTQEWKLWENMLLAAGDALLKHESVAEPCM